A segment of the Candidatus Bipolaricaulota bacterium genome:
TTTGCCAAACGGCTCCAACTCCTCTTCATTGATTCCTGCTTCGGCTGCAATTTGGGTGATCGGCTTAAGCTTCGCTTCTTGAGCAATTTGAATATCCGACTTCATTAAATACCCCCTTAATAGTACAATTAGCCTAGATTGCTATACCTGCTTCATCTAAAATATCCGGTACATGGCGTTCCCAACCCATCGGCATCAGATGTACACCTTGGCACATCTCCTTCGTTTCCCGAATGATACGCGCAGCGATCTTGATACTTGTAGTGACTTTATCATCGGTTTTCTTCATCTCATCAATGATCGAGTCGGGAACGCTTACTCCGGCTACGTTCTTGTTCATGTAGCGAGCCATGCCAGCCGACTTTAAGAGCACACACCCAAGCATCACTGGAACACCAAACTCCTTTGCGCTTTCCATGAATCGTCTGAACACTTC
Coding sequences within it:
- a CDS encoding methylenetetrahydrofolate reductase; this translates as WISNPVRSILLHKDTLDSCTWKLKPGLLKIERKIKAGAQFFQTQAVYDPEVFRRFMESAKEFGVPVMLGCVLLKSAGMARYMNKNVAGVSVPDSIIDEMKKTDDKVTTSIKIAARIIRETKEMCQGVHLMPMGWERHVPDILDEAGIAI